In a genomic window of Comamonadaceae bacterium OTU4NAUVB1:
- a CDS encoding GntR family transcriptional regulator, whose protein sequence is MPAATLTPRALYQEVAERVRQRIFSHELAPGDWIDEMKLAEAYGISRTPLREALKVLAAEGLVTMKVRRGAYVTEVSRRDLADVYHLLALLESDAAGAVASGATQAQLDELQALHTQLESAVAPGQVDRNHFFSVNERFHMRLLEIADNRWRTQMVMDLRKVMKLNRYGSLLKTGRLDESLAEHRVLMAALLARDADAATRRMREHFGNGLEAAA, encoded by the coding sequence ATGCCAGCCGCCACACTTACGCCCCGCGCGCTCTACCAGGAAGTGGCCGAGCGGGTGCGCCAGCGCATCTTCAGCCACGAACTCGCCCCTGGCGACTGGATCGACGAGATGAAGCTCGCCGAGGCCTACGGCATCAGCCGCACGCCGCTGCGCGAGGCGCTGAAGGTGCTCGCGGCGGAAGGCCTGGTGACCATGAAGGTGCGCCGAGGCGCCTACGTGACCGAGGTGTCGCGCCGGGACCTGGCCGATGTCTACCACCTGCTGGCACTGCTCGAGAGCGACGCGGCCGGCGCCGTGGCCAGTGGCGCCACGCAGGCCCAGCTCGACGAACTGCAGGCGCTGCACACGCAGCTCGAATCGGCGGTGGCGCCGGGTCAGGTCGATCGCAACCACTTCTTCTCGGTCAACGAACGTTTCCACATGCGATTGCTCGAGATCGCCGACAACCGCTGGCGCACGCAGATGGTCATGGACCTGCGCAAGGTGATGAAGCTCAACCGCTACGGCTCGCTGCTCAAGACCGGCCGCCTCGACGAGTCGCTCGCCGAGCATCGCGTGCTCATGGCCGCCTTGCTGGCACGCGATGCCGACGCGGCGACGAGGCGCATGCGCGAGCACTTCGGCAACGGCCTGGAAGCAGCGGCGTGA
- the meaB gene encoding methylmalonyl Co-A mutase-associated GTPase MeaB — protein MQLPVFIEALADEGSPRQRRAIAKAITLLESTRGDHRAQGDELLTALLPRTGASFRLGISGVPGVGKSTFIETLGLSLIARGHRVAVLTIDPSSTVSGGSILGDKTRMERLSVHERAYIRPSPSSGTLGGVAEKTREAMLVCEAAGHDVVIVETVGVGQSETAVAGMTDMFVLMQLPNAGDDLQAIKKGVMEIADLVVINKADLDRDAATRAQAQITSALRLFGHHGNPAHAQAMRAAHAAPGSPEAEVRFWQPRVLQLSALAGTGVDAFWEAVSDFRRLQAANGRLATRREKQSLAWMWERIDTGLKQAFRQHPQVRELLPRTVAQVASGALPASTAARQLLALARQAAHGGHGEAVHPPAGTAPAPASVSTADPPGPGPS, from the coding sequence ATGCAGTTGCCCGTGTTCATCGAGGCCCTCGCGGACGAAGGCTCGCCACGCCAGCGCCGTGCCATCGCCAAGGCGATCACGCTGCTGGAGTCCACGCGCGGGGATCACCGCGCGCAGGGCGACGAACTGCTGACGGCGTTGCTGCCGCGCACCGGCGCGTCCTTCCGCCTGGGCATCTCCGGCGTGCCGGGCGTGGGCAAGTCGACCTTCATCGAGACGCTGGGACTGTCGCTGATCGCGCGCGGCCATCGTGTGGCGGTGCTCACCATCGACCCGTCGTCGACCGTCTCCGGCGGCTCGATCCTCGGCGACAAGACGCGCATGGAGCGCCTGTCGGTGCACGAGCGCGCCTACATCCGGCCGAGTCCGTCGTCGGGCACGCTCGGCGGCGTGGCCGAGAAGACGCGCGAGGCCATGCTGGTGTGCGAGGCCGCGGGCCACGACGTCGTGATCGTCGAGACGGTCGGCGTCGGCCAAAGCGAGACGGCGGTCGCGGGCATGACCGACATGTTCGTGCTGATGCAGCTGCCCAATGCCGGCGACGACCTCCAGGCGATCAAGAAGGGCGTGATGGAGATCGCCGATCTGGTGGTCATCAACAAGGCCGACCTCGACCGCGACGCCGCCACCCGCGCCCAGGCGCAGATCACCTCGGCGCTGCGCCTGTTCGGCCACCACGGCAATCCGGCGCACGCCCAGGCGATGCGGGCCGCCCACGCGGCGCCCGGATCGCCCGAGGCGGAGGTCCGCTTCTGGCAGCCGCGCGTGCTGCAGCTGAGCGCGCTGGCGGGAACCGGCGTCGATGCCTTCTGGGAGGCCGTGTCGGACTTCCGGCGCCTGCAGGCGGCCAACGGCCGGCTCGCCACGCGGCGGGAGAAGCAGTCGCTCGCCTGGATGTGGGAGCGCATCGACACCGGACTCAAGCAGGCGTTCCGCCAGCATCCGCAGGTGCGCGAACTGCTGCCGCGCACCGTCGCGCAGGTCGCCTCGGGCGCGCTGCCGGCATCGACCGCCGCGCGCCAGCTGCTCGCGCTCGCACGCCAGGCGGCGCACGGCGGCCACGGCGAGGCGGTGCACCCGCCCGCGGGAACGGCTCCGGCGCCGGCGTCCGTGTCGACGGCCGATCCGCCGGGCCCCGGCCCGTCCTGA
- a CDS encoding response regulator transcription factor: MTFSVFLVEDNLSVRDGLLGMLEEVGDATVVGVAPTQDEATRWLLEHAQAWQLVIVDLFLSEGSGMEVVKVCAPRQAHQRVVVLTNYVEASASRALAQGADAVFDKTTQLEEFLAYVQLCGAQHRERARA; encoded by the coding sequence ATGACGTTCAGCGTCTTTCTCGTCGAAGACAACCTTTCCGTTCGCGATGGCCTCCTCGGCATGCTGGAGGAGGTCGGCGATGCCACCGTCGTGGGCGTGGCGCCGACCCAGGACGAGGCCACCCGGTGGCTGCTCGAACACGCACAGGCGTGGCAGCTGGTGATCGTCGACCTGTTCCTGTCCGAAGGCTCCGGCATGGAGGTCGTGAAGGTGTGCGCGCCGCGACAGGCACACCAGCGGGTCGTGGTGTTGACGAACTACGTCGAGGCGTCCGCGTCGCGCGCGCTCGCCCAAGGTGCCGACGCGGTGTTCGACAAGACCACGCAGCTCGAGGAGTTCCTCGCCTATGTGCAGTTGTGCGGTGCGCAACACCGCGAGCGGGCACGGGCATGA
- the scpA gene encoding methylmalonyl-CoA mutase — protein MPEPTFKTADLAAWTRAAAKSAPGGDLEALTWTTPDGIKVKPLYTAADLQGLQYTDTLPGFEPYLRGPQATMYAVRPWTIRQYAGFSTAEESNAFYRKALAAGGQGVSVAFDLATHRGYDSDHPRVTGDVGKAGVAIDSVEDMKILFDRIPLDKVSVSMTMNGAVLPVLAGYVVAAEEQGVAQDQLSGTIQNDILKEFMVRNTYIFPPAPSMRIIGDIIEYTAHRMPKFNSISISGYHMQEAGANQALELAFTLADGKEYVKTALAKGLDVDVFAGRLSFFWAIGMNFYLEVAKMRAARLLWCRIMKEFEPKNPKSLMLRTHCQTSGWSLTEQDPYNNVVRTTIEAMAAVFGGTQSLHTNALDEAIALPTEFSARIARNTQLIIQEETHITSVIDPWAGSYMMEKLTQDMADAAWTLIEEVEAMGGMTRAVDSGWAKLKIEAAAADKQARIDSGRDVIVGVNKYKLKTEDAIDSLSIDNVRVRDGQIAKLQAIRATRDGAAVQAALDALTAAAESGEGNLLALSIDAVRLRATVGEISDALEKVYGRHRADTQKVTGVYAAAYDSAEGWEALQHEIAAFAEEQGRRPRVMISKLGQDGHDRGAKVVATAFADLGFDVDMGPLFQTPEECARQAIENDVHAVGVSTLAAGHKTLVPAIIAELKKQGADDIIVFVGGVIPRGDYEMLYEAGVKGIYGPGTPIPASAKDVLEQIRAAVAA, from the coding sequence ATGCCCGAACCGACCTTCAAGACCGCCGACCTCGCTGCCTGGACGCGCGCCGCCGCCAAGTCCGCGCCGGGAGGCGACCTGGAAGCGCTGACCTGGACCACGCCCGACGGCATCAAGGTCAAGCCGCTCTACACCGCCGCCGACCTGCAGGGCCTGCAATACACCGACACGCTGCCGGGCTTCGAGCCCTATCTGCGCGGCCCCCAGGCCACCATGTACGCGGTGCGTCCGTGGACCATCCGGCAGTACGCGGGCTTCTCGACGGCGGAGGAATCCAACGCCTTCTACCGCAAGGCGCTGGCCGCCGGCGGGCAGGGCGTCTCGGTCGCCTTCGACCTGGCGACGCACCGCGGCTACGACAGCGACCACCCGCGCGTGACCGGCGACGTCGGCAAGGCCGGCGTGGCGATCGACTCGGTGGAGGACATGAAGATCCTGTTCGACCGGATCCCACTGGACAAGGTGAGCGTGTCGATGACCATGAACGGCGCCGTGCTGCCGGTGCTGGCCGGCTACGTGGTCGCCGCCGAGGAGCAGGGCGTGGCGCAGGACCAGCTGAGCGGAACCATCCAGAACGACATCCTCAAGGAGTTCATGGTCCGCAACACATACATCTTCCCGCCCGCGCCGAGCATGCGGATCATCGGCGACATCATCGAGTACACGGCGCACCGGATGCCCAAGTTCAACTCGATCAGCATCAGCGGCTACCACATGCAGGAAGCCGGCGCCAACCAGGCGCTGGAGCTGGCCTTCACGCTGGCCGACGGCAAGGAGTACGTGAAGACGGCCCTGGCCAAGGGGCTCGACGTGGACGTGTTCGCGGGGCGCCTGAGCTTCTTCTGGGCCATCGGCATGAACTTCTACCTGGAGGTGGCCAAGATGCGCGCGGCCCGGCTCCTGTGGTGCCGGATCATGAAGGAGTTCGAGCCGAAGAACCCCAAGAGCCTGATGCTGCGCACGCACTGCCAGACCTCGGGCTGGTCGCTCACCGAGCAGGACCCCTACAACAACGTCGTGCGCACCACCATCGAGGCGATGGCGGCGGTCTTCGGCGGCACGCAGAGCCTGCACACCAACGCGCTCGACGAGGCCATCGCGCTGCCCACCGAGTTCTCGGCGCGCATCGCGCGCAACACCCAGCTCATCATCCAGGAGGAGACGCACATCACGAGCGTGATCGACCCCTGGGCCGGCAGCTACATGATGGAGAAGCTCACGCAGGACATGGCCGATGCCGCCTGGACACTGATCGAGGAGGTCGAGGCGATGGGCGGGATGACGCGCGCGGTCGACAGCGGCTGGGCCAAGCTGAAGATCGAGGCGGCGGCGGCCGACAAGCAGGCGCGCATCGACTCGGGCCGCGACGTGATCGTCGGCGTCAACAAGTACAAGCTCAAGACCGAGGACGCGATCGACAGCCTCTCCATCGACAACGTGCGCGTTCGCGATGGCCAGATCGCCAAGCTCCAGGCGATCCGCGCGACGCGCGACGGCGCCGCCGTGCAGGCCGCCCTCGACGCGCTGACCGCCGCCGCCGAGAGCGGCGAGGGCAACCTGCTGGCGCTCTCCATCGACGCCGTGCGCCTGCGCGCGACGGTCGGCGAGATCAGCGACGCGCTGGAGAAGGTCTACGGACGCCACCGCGCCGACACGCAGAAGGTGACCGGCGTGTATGCCGCGGCCTACGACTCGGCCGAGGGCTGGGAGGCGCTGCAGCACGAGATCGCCGCCTTCGCCGAGGAACAGGGCCGCCGCCCGCGCGTGATGATCTCCAAGCTCGGCCAGGACGGCCACGACCGCGGCGCCAAGGTGGTGGCCACGGCCTTCGCCGACCTGGGCTTCGACGTCGACATGGGGCCGCTGTTCCAGACCCCCGAGGAGTGCGCGCGCCAGGCGATCGAGAACGACGTGCACGCCGTGGGCGTCTCCACGCTCGCGGCCGGCCACAAGACGCTGGTGCCGGCGATCATCGCGGAGCTGAAGAAGCAGGGCGCCGACGACATCATCGTCTTCGTGGGCGGCGTGATCCCGCGCGGCGACTACGAGATGCTCTACGAGGCCGGCGTGAAGGGCATCTACGGCCCCGGCACGCCGATCCCGGCGAGCGCCAAGGACGTGCTCGAGCAGATCCGCGCGGCGGTGGCGGCCTGA
- the dusA gene encoding tRNA dihydrouridine(20/20a) synthase DusA: MSPDVPVTGSLAAKVLSVAPMLDWTDRHCRHFHRLLSRRALLYTEMVTTGALRHGDVERHLRFGTDEHPVALQLGGSEPADLAHCAELGERWGYDEINLNCGCPSERVQRGAFGACLMAEPALVADGVKAMVDRVDVPVTVKHRIGIDRQESYDFVRDFVGTVSEAGCGSFVVHARNAWLKGLSPKQNREIPPLRHDLVHRLKHDFPHLRIALNGGIVADTQVHEHLRLLDGVMVGREAYHNPWWLAGWDATFFGDAALERTREDIEALMCDYMAREAAEHGTPWSNIARHMLGLRNGLPGARRWRQVWSDHRLKGLAPHAVMALAHAPAEHAVA; encoded by the coding sequence ATGAGTCCGGACGTGCCCGTGACTGGAAGCCTGGCGGCCAAGGTGCTTTCGGTGGCGCCGATGCTCGACTGGACCGATCGGCACTGCCGCCATTTCCATCGGCTGCTGTCGCGCCGTGCGTTGCTCTACACCGAGATGGTGACCACCGGCGCGCTGCGCCATGGCGACGTCGAACGCCATCTGCGCTTCGGCACCGACGAACATCCGGTGGCCCTGCAGCTGGGCGGCAGCGAGCCCGCCGACCTCGCCCATTGCGCGGAGCTGGGCGAGCGATGGGGCTACGACGAGATCAATCTCAACTGCGGGTGCCCGAGCGAGCGCGTCCAGCGAGGCGCCTTCGGCGCGTGCCTGATGGCCGAGCCGGCGCTGGTGGCCGATGGGGTCAAGGCCATGGTGGACCGCGTCGACGTCCCCGTGACGGTCAAGCACCGCATCGGCATCGACCGTCAGGAGAGCTACGACTTCGTGCGCGACTTCGTGGGCACCGTGAGCGAGGCCGGATGCGGAAGCTTCGTCGTGCACGCGCGCAATGCCTGGCTCAAGGGACTGTCGCCGAAGCAGAACCGCGAGATTCCGCCCTTGCGACACGACCTGGTGCACCGCCTCAAGCACGACTTCCCCCACCTGCGCATCGCGCTCAACGGCGGCATCGTCGCGGACACCCAGGTCCACGAGCACCTGCGGCTGCTCGACGGCGTGATGGTCGGCCGGGAGGCCTACCACAACCCCTGGTGGCTGGCCGGCTGGGATGCGACGTTCTTCGGCGACGCCGCGCTCGAGCGCACGCGCGAGGACATCGAGGCCCTGATGTGCGACTACATGGCGCGCGAGGCCGCCGAGCACGGCACGCCCTGGTCGAACATCGCGCGCCACATGCTCGGCCTGCGCAACGGGCTGCCGGGCGCGCGCCGCTGGCGCCAGGTCTGGAGCGACCACCGCCTGAAGGGGCTGGCGCCGCATGCCGTGATGGCGCTGGCGCACGCGCCGGCCGAGCACGCCGTCGCCTAG